Part of the Pedobacter roseus genome is shown below.
ATCCTAGCTATCAATAGCTACAACAATGAAAAGATTGGTGAGCGCAAATACAGATTCATCTATACTTTTACTGAGGAGGATTATAACCGCGCCACGCTATGCCAATAGAACGTCATCATGTTTTTCAGGTTGGGGTATTTCCCAACCTGAAAATTTTAATTTTTTCAATCAAATCCCTTCCCACAGCTTGAATAGGGTTTGGTATTGAGCGTGAAAAAAAAATATTGCACTTCGGCATAAGAACCTACACTGGCCAGTTACCGCTTTCAAAAAAGCAAAGAATACACCTGGATGTTACCCTCCTATAAATTCAGATTTACAAAAATTAGCCAGTTTTTCATTCGATATAAACTACACAAATGAAAGTTCATTAATAACTTTTGTTTTTAAGTAGTTTACTAAAAATCAATAAACAAACTATTTAAAGATGATAAGCACTTTCGAAAATTCAGATCAGACTATCTTCAATACTATATGTCTAAAAACAATATAGATGAAATGACTGCAGATAAATGCGCAGACTTATTAGCAAAAGGGAAAGTGTTGTCGAATAAGATTGGACCTAAACCCGGTTTTAATTTTATACAAATGTTAAGGGATGGAAAGATAGACCTGTTATTAGGTGCACAACAGAAATATCCAAGAGCAAAGTGGGTAATTAAAAGATTTAAGTCCTAATAAACGATCAATCTTTGGTAACGGGTCATCCATGGAGTACATTGGATGTTCCGAGTATTGCTGCTTTTACAAATGCTACCAACATTCGATTGTGCTACAGGTGAATCCACAGGCAGCAGAAAAGGTTTGAAGCCTCGCATGACTTTATATTGATATGGAAGGGTGGTGCTTCTGGAAAAAAAATAAAGCTTCAAACTAAAGTACCTTGGAAAAAAGGAAAATCCTCAACTGACCGACGTCAGAGTCTATTTATTAACAGAAAGGATGTTTGGTCTTAATGGAAAGAAAACAACAGCCAGAGGCCCATATCACCCGCAAACTATCGTTCGGGTAATTGACCTTATCAGCCATTTAAAACAATTTGATTTAGAATTTATTGATATGAACCAAGTTGAGAATTAAAAGTACTTTTTATACTATCGACCTTTATGTCAATTTACTGTATATAGTTCGCAAAAAATCTTCCAAAGTCATTGGACTCCTGCCCAATAGCTTCCTAACATCACTTTTATTGGTATCGAATTCCCCCTTCGCAATTGCCCCGCAAAACCTTGAAATATAGGCTGCATCATCTTCAGAAGCACCTGTCTGTATAAGCCATGCTATATATGAACTTATTTCTGGTTGGATATAAGTTACTGTTTTTCCAGTAATGTCTGATAACAATTCAGCAATCTCTGAAAATGAGAATGCAGTTTCTGCAGCGATGACATATTCTTTGTTCTCATGACCAGAAGTAGTCAGTACAACAGCTGTTGCTTCAGCCATTTCAGCTATTGGCAAGAAAGGAGTTTTGCCATCCCCGGCAGGAATAGAGACACCATTATTTACTATATCTTTTCCAGATAATAACGGAATCATATCCGCATACATAGTGTTGTCCATCAAAGTATATGGGATGTCTATTTGTTTCAGGTAA
Proteins encoded:
- a CDS encoding SDR family oxidoreductase; this encodes MILVTGATGNLGKATIDSLLKRGITPSDITALVRDETKAAELRSKGIKIRVGDYQNYDSLKSAFQGVDKLLLVSSSSDIVYRFEQHKNVINAARETGIGHIIYTSFDMKNLKQSTMGADVQYHATTADYLKQIDIPYTLMDNTMYADMIPLLSGKDIVNNGVSIPAGDGKTPFLPIAEMAEATAVVLTTSGHENKEYVIAAETAFSFSEIAELLSDITGKTVTYIQPEISSYIAWLIQTGASEDDAAYISRFCGAIAKGEFDTNKSDVRKLLGRSPMTLEDFLRTIYSKLT